A section of the Fusarium falciforme chromosome 8, complete sequence genome encodes:
- a CDS encoding Helo-like-N domain-containing protein: MDPLSITTACVALLAAVSKTTLAVTDFVRDCREARSDLAAITGELSQLHLVLELLKDDAAVSDDRIIPESLQVQILSIIENCSAVVVKINTVLQSHAGRAGVIKWTPSHIPQIIEELTRLRAIIAAGEILPATSGQNYVLQQYLDGLTSYAETVCNDVVWDSDSSVHAISRTSSREDMTSMPSASDTQRGGNNSFIRLPTKSSSDEAIPQVVAVDATPTTEAGAFTHVSDSGEPASVAESISLAQHFESPCMEEEQTQSALDSAAFRDPSSIAATKTKPPNPPNVEQQVTIFRQGRLDDVTKSGSPLSSLRATTSFTKSELKSDTQDGAKVVPIAESTQTLRASSQAKILKKLLIVGDSACGKSVLLSAFLTGIFKELCIPTVFENYVADVEVDGKHVELALWDTSGISDYDPLRRLVYPDSDIVLICFAIDYPDSLHNIQEKWIGEVMHFCPDVPYFLVGLKKELRNDVKTIEDLKATNQQPVSWEEGQEVARKIAAVEYFECSVKTGEGEDKE; the protein is encoded by the exons ATGGACCCGTTATCCATTACCACTGCCTGCGTGGCGCTTCTAGCAGCCGTTAGCAAGACGACGTTGGCCGTCACCGACTTCGTCCGCGACTGTCGCGAAGCGCGGTCTGACCTGGCAGCCATAACCGGCGAGCTCTCCCAGTTACATCTCGTACTCGAACTACTCAAAGACGACGCTGCTGTGAGCGACGATCGAATCATACCTGAATCACTCCAGGTCCAAATCCTGTCCATCATTGAGAATTGCTCCGCTGTCGTTGTCAAGATCAACACAGTACTCCAGAGTCACGCTGGCAGGGCTGGGGTAATAAAATGG ACACCCAGTCATATTCCGCAAATCATTGAGGAGTTAACGAGATTACGGGCTATTATTGCTGCTGGCGAAATCCTGCCGGCTACCAGCGGTCAGAACTATGTCCTTCAGCAGTATCTCGACGGCCTGACTTCGTATGCGGAGACGGTCTGCAACGATGTTGTATGGGACTCGGACAGCAGTGTCCACGCAATTTCCCGTACGTCGAGCCGCGAAGACATGACTAGTATGCCGTCGGCATCGGACACTCAGCGGGGAGGCAACAACAGTTTCATCAGACTGCCGACCAAAtccagcagcgacgaggccATCCCGCAGGTCGTTGCTGTAGATGCTACTCCGACTACCGAGGCCGGTGCTTTCACCCATGTATCTGACAGTGGCGAACCAGCTTCGGTAGCAGAGTCCATCTCCTTAGCACAACACTTTGAGAGTCCATGTATGGAAGAAG AGCAGACGCAGTCGGCATTAGACTCAGCAGCCTTCCGGGATCCAAGCTCTATAGCAG CTACCAAAACCAAACCTCCCAACCCTCCAAACGTGGAACAGCAGGTGACGATTTTTCGACAAGGCCGGCTAGACGACGTAACAAAATCAGGAAGCCCTCTGTCCTCTTTGAGGGCAACTACATCTTTCACTAAATCCGAATTGAAAAGCGACACCCAGGATGGGGCCAAAGTGGTACCTATAGCTGAATCTACGCAAACCCTTCGGGCCAGCTCTCAGGCTAAGATCCTGAAGAAACTGCTAATTGTCGGTGACTCTGCCTGTGGAAAATCGGTCCTTCTTTC TGCTTTTTTAACGGGCATCTTCAAAGAG ttaTGCATCCCGACCGTGTTTGAGAACTACGTTGCCGACGTAGAGGTCGATGGGAAGCATGTCGAGCTTGCTCTTTGGGACACTAGTGGTATAAGCGACTATGATCCTTTACGGAGGCTTGTCTATCCTGACTCGGACATCGTACTAATATGCTTTGCGATCGACTACCCTGACTCGCTACATAACATACAAGAAAAG TGGATCGGTGAAGTTATGCACTTTTGCCCAGACGTTCCTTATTTTCTCGTTGGGCTAAAGAAGGAGCTTCGCAATGATGTAAAAACGATTGAGGATCTCAAGGCAACCAACCAGCAGCCAGTAAGCTGGGAAGAG GGACAAGAGGTCGCACGAAAAATCGCAGCGGTTGAATATTTTGAATGCTCTGTAAAAACAGGGGAGGGT GAAGACAAGGAATAG